The stretch of DNA CCATAGGAATAATTTTGTGCCCAAAGCAACAGCAAGAATGTTGGTTTTTCCCCAGTCCATGACATTGAGATAATAATCATTCTTTATATAAGGTGCATCCAGAATACGGGATTCTTGCTGCACATCAGCATATAGGTGTAAGCTTGCTGatgcaaataaaaaattttgcgCTTGTGAATTCAGTAAAATTACATAAAGATGATATCAAACAAATATCTGTCATCTAAAACCAGAGaagaaatatataaaaataatcttGAAAACTCAAGCTTGTGATTAAGCAACTTGCACTTGTGCAGGAGAAGGAAAGTGTGAATATGGGAAAGTAAAAATTAACAGCAGAAATTTTAACTTTGGTCGTGTCATTACGTACCTTAGGGAACTGTCGTAAGGGCTTATGATCTGAGATATCCTCATCACTGCGTCTCATCTCATCAATCATGTGGGATGATTGTGATTTTCTACTTGATTTGGGGCTGCCCCTGAAAACCAGCATCTGAAATGGCCTTCCTTCAACATCCAAAGTCAAATTTTCCAACTTCTTCCGATAGGCAATCTGATTTATATTCAAACGAGAGCAAAAACTAGTAGTCACTAATCCATCTTATTATGATTAGCTTACAAATTAAACATGCAAAATTTCTCTCCTCTTTGATAAAAAATTCCCACCATCAAGTTCAAAAATCCTTATTGCCCGAAAATTTCGTTAGATGAACCATCTTTTCTAACGCAAAATCAAATATTAAGAAATTCTCATTTGTTTTCTCCACAAGTATTACTCGTTTGCACATCACCATCATTTCTAAGAATAAAAATACCATCAAATAATAACCATTATATCAATTCAAGAAAACGAGAAGCCCTAATTTAATGACTGCGTAAAAAAGCCaccaaaaaacatttaaaaaactCGCAACTCTGAAGTTAGTCTCCTTGGGGCCTGCATTGTTCCTGGTTGTCAATGCACCGTGGGCTTGATCAAGATCCATCAGGCTCCTATTCGGTATAAATCTATCTCCCTGAAACAAAACAATTTCTATAAAAGAAGTAataaaagcatgaaatcatTACGAACCCCTCGATTATTCAAGGAACTAATGTAGAAACTGgaataattctttaaaagaatcAAGAACATTTTACGCAATCCGTACCGGGAAATCGTACTCCACAGGGATGTCGTGGAGGCGAGTAGGAGAGTACCAGTCGGATTGAAGTCTCCAGTCGCGTTCATGATccatcaattcaaaattttacaAAACCCAGAAACAAAATCCAGCGCATGCACCGAAACATTTCGTTGATCAACTGTTAGCGCGGTTTTTGTAGAGAAGTCGTAGCAATTTGTGAGTGTGTCcgaacttcgattctatgacgCTGCTTCGCGCCAAAAAAAATGGGTGGCCTTTCCTCTTTATGGTGAAGAGACAGACCGTTGGGTGATAATTATTGAACCGTTGCCTTTATTTGAAACGGTAACAATGGAAGATTTGAGACGCCGCCGATTAATAGGaaactttttatatttaaaattagtataattctcaaatataaaattctccCGATAATcatataaatcaaatttttacaaaatataaaactatatttatagaaattatgatgttttgtaaacttaaatataaaatataatatatactaatgTCAATGCTTTCAATCAAGAAAACCCCACGGCACAAATGCGCAATCAAAAACCCGAAACTAATGATAACCAAAATTGAACAATAACtaacaagaaaaaaaatcgaacTCAAAGATACGTCAGGAACAAATACAGCCGGACATCATTGATGAATTAGAAACAAATAACTACTACATCAAGATTcaagaaaaaattattgaaaataaaactCGAGAGAAAGGCGGAGGGTGGCGATGAATTTATGCTACCCCCATGGAGATTTAGTGTCTCTGGAGATATCCTTGTTGATCCACTTCTCGATTGTTTTGATGACAAAGAAGTACTGTTACAAAGAGAAAATGAGAATCAAGGATCACTCCAATAAGACTCAGGTTTCTCTATGCGGCAAGATGTCATAATATCAATGTTATCCAAATCCTCTGATCCAAAATGGCTATTTATCTTGCGTCATGTACATCAATTAGAGATGCATTCCATAAAACAAATTTAACAATTATTTGATACATGTCTGGCATTCTTATGCTTATGTATATAGTGCAAGTGTTGGAACATCACTTACTTGGAATGCTAGAATGACAGGGATGAATATCTTTCCTCTATCATTCGCATTCGGTCCTTCAATCAGCTTCCGATCAACAAGAATACTCTTTTTTCCATTTAAGGTAATTTCGGTGATAGTACGAACCAAAGTGGGTATCCAAGGAGAACCAGTTGGGAGGATCTACAATGCAGATAAATGTTTAAGACCATTGACAAAATTGTGAAAAAGTCTAAACAGGAATTATAGTGGCAACAAACCAACCTTCTCGTCATACTCATTCTTGTTGCATCTCCCACTATTCTCAACCAAAGCAACTGGAATGGCATAGTTCTATGAAAAAACAGCAAAGAACTAAAATGAGACCGCATCAGACATCTCAATGTATCTCAAGTCCTTAAACAAATGGAGGGCtaaatcttgaatttctttcaTTTGAACAAGTAGTTAAAAAATTACATGAAATCTTAAAACATTTGAGAACCCAATAGAGAACAATTTGAGCAAAATAGTCCTCGAGACACACTAACTATTCCATAGCACAACATGTCTATCAGTTCAATTTCTTCAATTAGTGCAATGAGATTCACTTCAGGTAAACCATGGaaacaatttttcctttaaaagaAAGAATATGCAAGTGTAAGTCGTGTAAAATTTAAGCATACTTGAGCATCCATTTTACTAATCCTAGCTCCTTGCCGGATGCATTTCAAAAGAGACTCTGATCGTCTGGAAAAGAACTCCTCATAACTCAATAAGTCTGGAGGTGAGAGCTGAGCATGTGTGAGGACAAGCATTGATTTTTGCCATATATCTTTTCCAAAACCATCAGTAATGGCTTTCACAATCTGTTTGTCCAAATTATCCACTCTATATGCATCCAAACAATCCACATAAAGCAGAACATCTATTGTCTTGTTCAAAAGGAACCTGCCCAGAAAGCTACAAACAATTTTATCACATCAAACTCAGATATTGCAGAATCATAAACCATCGTTAGCCACTAATATATTCTAATGTAAACCTTTTTATGGTCTCGAGCACTTGGTTGCTGACATATCCTCCCTCAACAAGCCCTGGGGTATCGATGATGTTCAGTGTAAATCCTGATCGTGATCGTGAAACAATGCACGGGCCTAGGAGTTTCCGACTGAAACAAAATGGAATGCATGCCCCAAGGATTACATTATCCTTAAGACCtcaaataatgaaataaaaaagCAAACAAAAACCACAGGCAGAGCCCCACTATATAC from Primulina tabacum isolate GXHZ01 chromosome 3, ASM2559414v2, whole genome shotgun sequence encodes:
- the LOC142540364 gene encoding LOW QUALITY PROTEIN: translocase of chloroplast 34-like (The sequence of the model RefSeq protein was modified relative to this genomic sequence to represent the inferred CDS: deleted 1 base in 1 codon); its protein translation is MAVQLVREWTAIQQFPAATQEKLVDLLSKLKNQNVNTLTILVMGKGGVGKSSTVNSIVGERVVTVSAFQSETPRPVIVSRSRSGFTLNIIDTPGLVEGGYVSNQVLETIKRFLLNKTIDVLLYVDCLDAYRVDNLDKQIVKAITDGFGKDIWQKSMLVLTHAQLSPPDLLSYEEFFSRRSESLLKCIRQGARISKMDAQNYAIPVALVENSGRCNKNEYDEKILPTGSPWIPTLVRTITEITLNGKKSILVDRKLIEGPNANDRGKIFIPVILAFQYFFVIKTIEKWINKDISRDTKSPWG